The stretch of DNA caaaattactGCCAAAATCGTATTTTGTCTTCTATCTGTGCCTGTCATTTGGATGCATATGACagtctggactggactggactaaGTGGATAATCACAACCTCACCGACACAAACCGAGTCAGCAACATGACGGGCGGCACGGCGTGGCAGTTCTTCCcttgtctgtgtgggttttccCTGGATACTCCAGGTTTCTCCCACAGTCTAGccaagacatgcagattggagCTGGGTTAACTCCAGACTCTAAATTAACCgattgtgtgaatgtgagcgtgaatggttgtttgtctctgtatgtttaACTCTGTGAGCTTGGATTCGCTCCAGTCCCCCCACGACCCTTGAAGGACAAAggggtatagataatggatggatgtatacCAAAGCACTTTAATATAActctgacctctagtggccgtttTAAGACCTAGCAGCCTCTGTAGACACGGCTCATTAACTTGCTGCTTCTTTGCAAGTCTGTGGGAAtagatgttaatgtttgtgtgtcctcgTTCATTTAAAGAACTAAATACAAAGTGGCAGCAGCAGTGTACCGGGACCTGACAGCGCCGCTCGTGTACCCACAGGTCAGGTTTACGGTATTTCCGGTTGGTAAAATGAAAGAACACAGAATCAGGACTTACTCTTGGACAACCTTGATGCCCAGGGAACGGGCCGAGCCGATGATGCATTTGACGATGGTCTCCAGGGTTGTGTTCCTTATTTTGAAGCACTCGTCCTCTGCTTTCACCTGGGCGATCTCATACACTGCCCTGACTGACACCATCCCCGCCGTCTCGTGGCctacgcacacgcacgcacacacagacagagagagataaagagaatgagaatgagagcaaagtatgaataaataaagattgaAAATTCAATAAATGTACCAGGAaatatttaacacaaaaaaggacaaagtgggggaatgtgtgtgtgtgtgtgtgtgtgtgtgtgtgttaggagtCAACAGCTGAAATGAGTGTGGACATAGCTCAGAGCGTAAAAGGTGGAAATCTATAATTCTCTTTTCCTAACACACCACCTTTTGCCACTTCCTTCCTCTGCCGCAGTTCCCCTGCACGTCATGAATATAACATCAATCACAGCAGAGCTCAAAACCGAGCCCATGGAGAGACGCATGTCCGTTTCAGGGTAGGCTCAGCAGGTGAAAATCTGAGTGAGAGCAGATACGTAAGTGCAGCAGCACATCTCACCTGTCTTGCCGGCACCTTTCGCAATGCCCGCCGCCTGCTTGAGGAAGTAAGACACCGTGGGCTGGCCGATCTTCAGGTCATAAGTTCTGTcaggctgaggagacagagaggaaataaaactaaaacctgGGATCAAAAGTGGGCAAGTGAACAAATgggatttttctctctctctcactgtagGCAGGATTTAAAAGACACTGAGGTTTTTGCTCCCTTAGGAAACTTATCCTTAGGCACCACCAGTCTATAAgactgtcttttttcatttttattagttACGGATGCGGCAGCAGATTTTCCATCAAAATTCATAGTAATCGTTGGAACAAGGGAGTCCTTGATTTCAGACAAAGATAAAACAgactaaaacaacaactgtCGCTGACAGATTTGAACAGTTTTCCACagcttcatgtttttaaaaaacttgttTTGAAATGGTGCTGTAAATACGCCCTTGACTACAAAACACTGCAGTTTCCAGGCAAAAATCATCATCCTGATGATCGGTGCGGAAGACATAAcgttgaataaataaacagttaGTTCTTTTACAGTCTAGAACAAGTTAATCTATTATGATGTACGATAAGGAATTTGTTCCAAGAAACATACTTTTAAAGACCAAATTtcacatttggttttttttttaattttaatctaatttttcttttattggacAGTCAGTGGTGTAGCAGAAGAGATGGTGTTCATCATGCAACACAGCTCCACAGTATATAAAGGGCTATGAGAACTAACACCAGTGTGTTTGGCAAACATATGCCTGTTTCTGGTAAGGTCTGCTATGGTTACAAGATCTGCCAACGTTAGCTCTGTTCCCCGAAATTGATTTGAGAAATTAAATTCTCCTCACCTTTTGAAGTCAAGCGTTGTGTTTTCAGCTAAAAGGCTCGTCGGCAGGACATGCTAATGATTGTAGCTGACGTTACAACCGATAAACATTATGTTTACTGGTTTTCACGCACACTTCTACACTTATGGTGATgtggaaagacaaaaataaaagacacaaccCTCCAAACTGTTTCAATGTGAATTATTATTCTGTTCCAGCCTCTTGCACACTGCTTCATCATGCAGAGAAATCCACAGATTGACAGGGCTGTCGTGTGCTAACAGTTATTATCTTTGAGCACGACTGTTTGAAGCCATCACCATGCTGCCAGGAATATAAACCTCGGTGCAGAAATACTAGATTACTTTCTACTTTTTCTGAACAGACTCATTTAGagtttaaatcatttattatcATCAGCTAAATACGTTACTGTCCCAAACACAAAGTTAACATATTGTTTTATCTTTGAGAGCTGTTGTTGTTCACCATAAGACAATAATTTAAAGCCACACTGATTTAATTTTTGGCCACTCAAAGTTAGTAAATTGACACCAACATATCAGGAGAATTTAAATTGAGGCCTTTTTTTGCAAATGGTTGCTCAAAAAGCAAAAACTTTGTTCATTTAAAGTCATATTCCTGATCACATAGTGAATTGTACGTCCAATATTATATCCACCCTCCTTTTATCTCCGTTTGagtctctaccaactcctgaaTGATATCTCTGGCTCTTTAGCAGCTAAATGTTCCCCTGTGTTCACGAGATAGTTGCTCGTTTTGACTGtgtgctgtttggtgctggTCAGGCAGCCTTTTATGGATCTTATAATTTCAGTAGAATAGAAAGAGCGTTGATTATGAACCACAACAAAGAGCTGAAGAAAACTGGAGAATCACTTGATAAATATCTGTGGGTTTGCAAAGTAACCACGGCCATTTGCACGAAGTGTTTAAATTATCCCGTCTTCCTCTTTGCAAGCGCCTGCACATCTGTTCTCCTGCCTGATTCGCTCGCCTTTTTCCATCCTCCCCTGAggaccaaaataaaaataatctcttCACCGTTATTCTGACCCTTTTCTTTCAGATTCATCCCCTCGCtggacacacttttttttgtgacatatAGATCCAATCAATAAATCATCTAGGGAAAGTTTGCTTTGGATCATCGGTTATCTGTCAcataaagaataacaaaaagaacaaacatcaGGCAATAAACAGTCGGCTGAGCGGAGGAGATACCACAGAGCAGGTGATTTGTCATCACAGTCGTGTTATCTAACCGCAGTGACCTTTCGACAGAGGGAACAgaatctctctccatctatgGAAAAAGCTTAAGGTCCATTGGGTCGCTGTTGTTTCCACCTCTATTTTATAAGATGAAAACAACAGTAACTGCACCAGCCTTTTTTCTCACAGGCAAAACAAGAACGCCAAAGACAGAATGGGAGTGAAAAGCCCCACTTCCCCAAAAACACTTATAGAATAGTtcagcattttgaaaatatgcttATCAGCTTTCAAGAGTTTCAGTAGATGAGAGGCTTTTAGCTTAGTACCATGAAATTTGAAATGCGCATTCCTGTTTCCCCCCGAGATGAACTGAATTAACTTTGTTGATCTCCGACTTTTCCTCCAGCACCACTGTCAGATAAAAACTTTAATATACCAGATTTTGCACTTCTTGTACTTTATGTGTGGCGCTAATTAAATGTCTTTTAGCAGAGAGCGCCACTGTGACAGAGCACTGGCTCTCTCGTCGTGTCGCATGTCTATTTGTGTTTGGACTAAAATGGTGAGAAGTAAGACAAAATGCTCGGTCAGCAGTGCTCAAGGCCTCTGGCAAGCCTGAGGTAAAGTCCAGCTGGGAAACATTGTTTTCAGAGGCTGAAACATGATGaaatcaaacattaaacattacatATAGAATATTCACACTGAAAACTACCACCAGATGGTGGGCAGCAGTGAGGCCCCAGATGTGAGGGCAGAGCGGTTGCTGGATAttgcatgtcaaaataaattcaaGTCTTCAAAAAGATTAGGCTTCCCCCTTTCCTTACATCACAAACCTCATtacaacacacatttattcaacTGAAAGGACACACACTCTTGACACAAATAGGTGGAGGGCGGGGCGGGCGACGAGTCAAAACGTCATGTGCtcgtgtaaaataaaaactaaaagccAACAACACCTCTATTCTGAGTAATTCACATCTCTCGCAAGCGCTTAATGCTTCTTGACTCCAAGTTCCTCTGGGTATTGGTTCATTAATGAATGCAAATGGAAAGGCTTACTTCTGTGGTAGAGTATGAATAATGGAAGTGCTCTGGTAATGTTATGCTGCAAGTGGAATTTACCACAGccgtgggagggagggagggagggagggagagtgctAAGTGTAAAGGGGTCAGGGTTGGGTAAGTGAGACCAAGACCGAGCCGCACAGACGCACCTTCACGTGGATCTTGATCGGGAGGGGAATGCCCTCCTTCAGCTCTTTGGTTTTCTCATTGAAGTCCTTGCAGAACAGGCCGATGGGGATTCCTCTCTGGAtaggtgggggagagagaatacAGTGAAATAAACATAGTTAACAATGAGTTGCCTTAAAATATACGAGGATTCTGAGCTCACAAACATTCAGTCAAACGCCACTCGTGTCACACTGCTGGAATACAGATGCCTGAGCTGCTGTCAGgcagtcagagctgcagagaggtcGGAGTACAGTCAAACACacgtgattgtgtgtgtgtgtgtgtgtgtgtgtgtgtgtgtgtgtgtgtgtgtgtgtgtcactcgaGCTATGACTGAATGCATGTTGGTGCCCCGAGCCAGAGAAACCCAGTGATGAATGAGGCTCCCATTTTCCCGCTCCTGTGAGGCCAACCAGAGCGAAAAGCAAAATGAATGGGTGACATTAAGTCAACACCGGGCCAGCGCCCGCTCCTCTGCACCGTTCATCTTTGCAGCTGAATTCAGAAGCGAAAAACTAATAGAGAATCTAATTATTACTGTTGAAATTCAAACTGACCTTCACCCGTCATCATTCCCAAAGGCAACACGCGCTGAttgaaatgttcatttcagaaatgaggggaagaagatgaaaaaaaatgttttttttatacaaagtTTAATGGACTCGGGAGCTTCTATTGCTCGACGACGAGCAAGCCAAGAGCAGAGCCAAGCCTTCAGATTCTAATAATGGATCTGATGAAAAGTCAGTCATCCTGAGACCATCTCAAATGCTGAGCGGGGGAAGACATTTATTTGAACTTAACGGAGCAGAAAGTTCTCTGAACATCATCTCCACTAAAGGCTTCAAATGAACCTGATGAATGCTAATCAGTCACTCAATCTGCACAGGCCCATCACTTCATTAGTGTCTAAAAACAATGCACAATACTCGCTGGAATTTTCTGTGCATCTTGcgaacaaaataataaactgatTGGAATTTCAAGGCATCGCATGAGTCGTGGCAGGTTATTGTTTCAGAGCTGATGGGTGTTATTTGAATTACAATACCTCGCTAATGAAATGAAGCACAGTAACATCCCCAGAGCCCCTGTGAGGCTCTACCTTCCCTCCCCTCCGGTGCTTATTAATAGTAATCCCATGCCAACCACGCTACCTTCTACTCGtgcccttccctccctccacctcccatAAAACAACATAGAAATGGTAAACAAGCGGGGAGGGAGCTCTGAAGGAAAGTCTAATTAAATTTGGATTAATGTAAAGGCTATGATGTTGGGTGCGAGTCAAAGAAAACCCTGCGgctctgcctcacacacacacacacgcggctcCCGCGcctttccttctcttcagcCAGTGGTGGATAATGATTTCCTCCACCGACTCTTCATGCCACACAATATGAAAGGGCCTGGCTGACCAGCCAGAGATAATGCCCGATGCTTCAAAATTGTGCTAAAGGGTGAAAAGCAAGACATTAAACAGTCAGAGGAGGGGTGACTGCTAAAGAtagacagagggaaaaatacTTCACACGACATCTCCTCGCCAGACGGCCCCTTCAACGCTAAAAGGGCTTGAACAAACACGGAAAAAAAACTTAGGTTGAGAAAGCGAAGAGGCGACCGGAGACACGACCCACTTGGGGGACGGCAGCAGATAGTTTGCCCCGAGCTCCGCAAACAATCAAGTATGCACCAGAGACAGGtaatcatattttaattaaGCTGTTCCACAAGAGTCCAGGCATCTCATCCGCAAGTTTTATATTATCCTCAGGCTATTTAATAGTTTAACTACAGTAATAGAAGTGATGGGACCGTGTTGGAAATTGCAATCACAGTGTGTAAATGAGGCAGAGGGCTGGCACGCCATGAAAGCAGGGCTCAAGGTCTGCTCCTCCAACCTCCCATGACAtttatcagagagagagagagagagagagagagagagagagagagagagagagagagagagagagagagagagagagagagagaactagaACAGTAACAATCACGCATTGGCCAAATCGCTAACCCCGCTCACTGCATCTGAGCATCTAATCATCCTCCAGTCCGAGCTGCCGGATAAATCCTCTGTCTCCCACCATGACTGATTAGAGCCGGGTTTTCTCCAGAATAAAATGGCTGCAGCCCCTCACCCAAAAGCGGGGCCTTCCACGCCGGCTGTGGACGAGGAAATTCAGTCGCGCCTCTTCTAAGACTTCTGAGATCTCGGGCACTGGGATTAAATGCTAATCGACTAAGATATTTCTCGCCGTCAAATCCGGCGGCGACAGCGGTGAGTAATTGCGATATGATCCATTCGAGATCAGCATGGCAGGGTCTTATTACTCGTAATTATGATAGCAATTAAGCATTTGCAATTAAAATCAGAGAAAGGTCCATTTGATTCAACCCAACCACCATATTCTCTGCAGTCTTTTTTTGACACATCCACTGTGCTAATGTGATTGGCCTTTCAGCTTCACTAACTCTTTTTAACAAGATGTAGCACTGGTGTggcaggagggtgtgtgtgtgtgtgtgtgtgtgtgtgtgtatgtgttcgtgagagagagagagagagagagagagagtgtgtgactTGGGGAAGAGAGGCGGgaatggaaaagagagagacggcTGAGGTGTATTAAAGTTGTCAGAATG from Scophthalmus maximus strain ysfricsl-2021 chromosome 9, ASM2237912v1, whole genome shotgun sequence encodes:
- the mrpl11 gene encoding 39S ribosomal protein L11, mitochondrial — its product is MSKISKAAKAVKKLDTSSVIRAIVRSGQASPGPPLGPILGQRGIPIGLFCKDFNEKTKELKEGIPLPIKIHVKPDRTYDLKIGQPTVSYFLKQAAGIAKGAGKTGHETAGMVSVRAVYEIAQVKAEDECFKIRNTTLETIVKCIIGSARSLGIKVVQDLQADEYKVFLEQREKLKADAAAAAAAEADALMSKRK